In a single window of the Candidatus Methylomirabilota bacterium genome:
- a CDS encoding urea carboxylase-associated family protein: protein MDADKISGKILEDKIIEPRGYYAREIRKGEIFRIIDIEGKQVADFVIFNLNRLDERLSPENTVNLNRQVYPRLGYSLFSDESGRLMTIVTDTCGVHDMLAGACSRFTNELRYGVPNSPNCRDNFATALKPWGLAWKDIPYNMNVFMNCPIQPDGNYTIEEPKSKAGDYVDFRADMDVLVAMSNCPQERNACNAFKLKPLRVMHYRPE, encoded by the coding sequence ATGGACGCTGACAAGATTTCAGGAAAAATCCTGGAGGACAAGATCATCGAGCCGCGCGGCTACTACGCCCGCGAAATTCGAAAGGGGGAGATCTTCCGAATCATCGACATCGAGGGAAAGCAGGTGGCGGACTTTGTCATCTTTAACCTGAACCGGCTGGATGAAAGACTCTCTCCCGAAAACACGGTGAATCTGAACCGCCAGGTCTACCCCCGTCTTGGCTACTCGCTATTCTCCGACGAGTCGGGGAGGCTCATGACCATCGTGACCGATACCTGCGGCGTCCACGACATGCTAGCGGGGGCATGCTCCCGGTTCACCAACGAGCTCCGCTACGGCGTTCCGAACAGTCCCAACTGTAGGGATAATTTTGCGACCGCTCTCAAACCCTGGGGGCTCGCCTGGAAAGACATTCCCTACAACATGAACGTCTTCATGAACTGCCCCATCCAGCCGGACGGGAACTATACCATCGAAGAACCCAAATCCAAGGCTGGAGATTACGTCGATTTCAGGGCCGACATGGATGTTCTGGTAGCCATGTCCAACTGCCCCCAAGAGCGGAACGCCTGCAATGCCTTCAAGCTAAAACCCTTGAGGGTCATGCACTACAGGCCGGAATAA